A single genomic interval of Arachis duranensis cultivar V14167 chromosome 7, aradu.V14167.gnm2.J7QH, whole genome shotgun sequence harbors:
- the LOC110273575 gene encoding LOW QUALITY PROTEIN: uncharacterized protein LOC110273575 (The sequence of the model RefSeq protein was modified relative to this genomic sequence to represent the inferred CDS: substituted 1 base at 1 genomic stop codon) has product MCCNGGKVSLPRVNAPQELFEIFLDPSAEGNHFRKHIRGYNHVFSFTSCGVHIDEQLAITGRGIYTFRAQGSIYHSIGGFHPDQGTRPRFLQLCIYDTDHELQNRMLENTQLHETLVFKLQQLLHRYNPFLHVFRQLAQRSDVHECSLVIRERPANQPQYSLPTASQVAAIIVGDDVETMIRGQSGGKVSCRTYNSYMLQIRPDDHSTVLQAGRLLQQYVVDNYVKIETGKLRWVRNRQKKLRAELYQGLQDALHTGETNAENVGRKRTILPSSFIGSRRDMTKRYEDGMAIVLKEGKPDIFLTMTCNPSWTEITSELNPVQTPQDRPDLTTRIFRAKFEQLKEDVITKGVLGKVKSYIYVTEFQKRGLPHVHMLLILENNDKLIDPEHYDSLVRAEIPSKEVEPHLHDAVLKHMIHGPCGTLDQSSPCMKNGKCKRNYPKEFAAETRRGDDSYPQYRRRFDTPVQINQNVTVDNRWVVPYNPWLLLKYDCHINVEICSSIKSIKYLYKYCYKGPDRVAMEVHNSSNVDEVQQFVDARWITAPEACWRIFKFNLYRMYPSVKRLQIHLPNQHQVSFYDHQTIPEILNDDYFSRTMLTEFFALNREEDQQSRHLLYKKIPEYYTWHNKEKEWRRCKTQRRSTGRIYTVSPSEGEKFYLRILLSNVRGPISWDDLLTVNGIQYSSFKQSAQHRGLLESDSSIRECLVEGSVLRLPCALRRLFATILIFCEPTDVRSLWDEFFSYMVDDYSSTRATTALVFTNRLLRDINDILLQHGKQITQYDLPALTHENDNDNSIPRVIQEELSVEVPREDLCSVTRLNNDQSKAFKCIMNTIDRRESGVFFVDGPGGSGKTFLYRAIIAELRNKGHIVLVTASSGIAATLLPGGRTAHSRFKIPINAEPSSICNISKQSHLAKLIRQTTAIIWDEAPMANKESVQSLDRTLRDILANDMPFGGKVMVMGGDFRQVLPMVPKGSKSQMISASIVKSQLWASTKILHLRQNMRSSNDHVFAEYLMRIGDGIEPTIHEDFVRIQANMAIPWEGETSLHKLIEEIFLNLQSHGWDASYMVERAILTPKNHDVQQLNDIIINXFPGEERNLVSFDEVEGDANNLYQQEYLNSVSTGGLPPHVLKVKRGAPLMLLRNIDPKAGLCNGTRLLCRGTFQNMLDVEILTGHHCGRRAFLPRIKHKTIENSRLPFILIRKQFPVRLSFAITINKSQGQTIPKAGIYLPKHVFSHGQLYVVLSRSISQSTTKILVKEGKIDGTRGEFTRNVVFKEILLPSPQVHSLQIYSIGWGGTVKTDKTQFWKMIKKEILLQQHTSNKLIGAESTDVSKEQHCR; this is encoded by the exons ATGTGCTGTAATGGGGGAAAAGTCTCTCTTCCCCGAGTAAATGCTCCTCAGGAATTGTTTGAAATCTTCTTGGACCCCTCTGCAGAAGGAAACCATTTTAGAAAACATATTCGTGGATACAATCATGTATTTTCCTTCACTTCGTGTGGTGTGCACATAGACGAACAACTGGCTATAACAGGTCGTGGTATATATACATTTCGTGCTCAAGGCTCAATATATCACAGTATAGGAGGATTTCATCCGGATCAGGGCACGCGGCCACGCTTTTTGCAACTGTGCATATATGATACTGATCACGAGTTGCAGAATAGGATGCTGGAGAACACACAACTACATGAAACATTAGTTTTCAAGTTACAACAATTGCTACACCGGTATAATCCTTTTCTCCATGTGTTTCGCCAGCTTGCACAACGGTCAGATGTACATGAGTGTAGTTTGGTCATTAGAGAGCGACCTGCTAATCAGCCACAATATAGTCTTCCAACTGCGTCGCAGGTAGCAGCCATAATTGTTGGTGATGACGTTGAAACAATGATTCGTGG TCAAAGTGGCGGCAAAGTATCGTGCCGAACATATAATAGTTATATGCTTCAG ATCCGCCCCGATGATCATTCCACCGTATTGCAAGCAGGACGACTACTACAACAATATGTTGTTGATaactatgtgaaaattgaaaCTGGAAAGTTAAGATGGGTTCGAAATAGACAGAAGAAATTACGGGCTGAATTATACCAAGGTTTACAAGATGCTTTGCACACAGGAGAAACTAATGCAG AAAatgttggaagaaaaagaacaatatTACCATCGTCGTTCATTGGTAGCCGTCGCGACATGACCAAACGATATGAAGATGGAATGGCGATTGTTCTTAAAGAGGGAAAGCCAGATATTTTTCTCACAATGACATGCAATCCATCTTGGACTGAAATAACTTCAGAACTCAACCCAGTTCAAACTCCACAAGATCGTCCAGATCTAACAACAAGAATTTTTCGAGCCAAATTTGAACAGCTGAAAGAGGATGTAATTACTAAGGGTGTCTTGGGAAAGGTGAAGAGCTATATTTATGTCACTGAGTTTCAAAAAAGAGGGTTGCCACATGTACATATGTTGCTAATCTTAGAAAACAATGACAAGTTAATTGACCCGGAGCATTATGATAGTTTGGTACGTGCAGAGATACCATCTAAAGAAGTAGAACCACACCTACATGATGCTGTGCTAAAACATATGATTCATGGTCCTTGCGGTACACTTGATCAATCTTCACCCTGCATGAAAAATGGCAAATGTAAACGCAACTACCCAAAAGAGTTCGCAGCAGAAACACGAAGAGGTGACGACTCATATCCGCAATATAGGCGACGATTCGACACTCCAGTACAAATTAACCAAAATGTCACGGTTGACAATAGATGGGTAGTTCCGTACAACCCTTGGCTACTACTAAAGTATGATTGCCATATTAATGTTGAGATATGTAGTAGCATCAAGAGTATAAAGTATCTCTACAAATATTGCTACAAGGGTCCAGACCGGGTTGCAATGGAAGTTCACAATAGTTCTAATGTTGACGAGGTCCAACAGTTTGTTGATGCAAGATGGATTACTGCTCCAGAGGCATGTTGgagaatatttaaatttaacctTTACCGAATGTATCCATCAGTGAAAAGGTTACAAATTCATTTGCCAAATCAACATCAAGTGAGCTTCTATGATCACCAAACCATTCCTGAAATACTTAATGATGATTATTTCTCTAGAACAATGCTCACTGAGTTCTTTGCTCTAAATCGTGAGGAGGACCAACAATCTAGGCATCTTCTGTACAAAAAAATTCCAGAGTATTACACTTGGCACAACAAGGAAAAGGAATGGCGTCGGTGCAAGACACAGAGGAGATCCACCGGTAGAATTTATACTGTATCACCTTCAGAAGGAGAAAAATTCTATTTGCGTATTCTGTTATCTAATGTCAGAGGACCAATCAGTTGGGATGACCTGCTAACAGTGAATGGGATCCAATATTCGTCCTTCAAGCAATCTGCTCAACATCGAGGATTGTTAGAGAGTGACAGTAGCATCCGTGAATGTTTGGTTGAGGGTTCTGTTTTACGATTGCCATGTGCTTTACGaaggttgtttgcaaccatcttAATATTTTGTGAGCCTACAGATGTAAGAAGCTTATGGGatgaatttttttcatatatggTGGATGATTATTCGTCAACCAGAGCCACAACAGCCTTAGTGTTCACAAATCGGCTACTCAGGGATATAAATGATATACTCCTTCAGCACGGAAAACAGATTACACAATACGATTTGCCAGCTCTAACTCATGAAAATGACAATGACAACTCGATACCCAGAGTTATCCAAGAAGAACTGTCTGTCGAAGTACCCCGGGAAGACCTGTGTTCCGTAACAAGATTGAACAATGACCAGTCTAAAGCTTTCAAGTGCATTATGAATACAATTGATCGAAGAGAAAGTGGAGTGTTCTTTGTTGATGGGCCAGGAGGATCAGGCAAAACATTTCTTTACAGAGCTATAATTGCAGAATTGAGAAATAAGGGTCATATTGTCTTGGTAACTGCATCATCAGGAATAGCCGCAACATTATTGCCTGGGGGTCGAACAGCTCATTCTAGGTTTAAGATCCCAATTAATGCAGAACCATCATCCATTTGCAACATAAGCAAACAATCACATCTTGCAAAGCTGATTAGACAAACAACAGCAATCATCTGGGATGAAGCACCTATGGCAAATAAAGAATCGGTGCAATCATTAGACCGCACTCTGAGAGATATATTAGCAAACGATATGCCATTTGGAGGAAAAGTGATGGTGATGGGAGGAGATTTCCGCCAAGTACTGCCTATGGTACCGAAAGGTAGTAAGTCACAAATGATTTCAGCTTCTATAGTTAAGTCTCAATTATGGGCTTCCACTAAAATTCTCCATTTGCGACAAAATATGCGATCTTCTAATGATCATGTTTTTGCTGAGTATCTTATGCGCATTGGTGATGGAATTGAACCCACCATACATGAAGACTTTGTACGGATACAAGCAAATATGGCAATTCCGTGGGAGGGTGAAACATCGTTACACAAGTTAATAGAAGAAATATTTCTAAACTTACAATCTCATGGGTGGGACGCTTCTTACATGGTAGAAAGGGCAATATTGACGCCAAAAAATCATGATGTGCAACAGCTTAATGATATAATTATCAACTAGTTTCCAGGAGAAGAACGAAATTTAGTCTCATTTGATGAAGTAGAAGGAGATGCTAATAATTTATATCAACAAGAATATCTTAACTCAGTTTCTACAGGCGGGTTGCCACCTCATGTGTTGAAGGTAAAAAGAGGTGCACCTTTGATGTTATTGAGAAACATAGACCCTAAGGCCGGCTTATGCAATGGTACAAGGTTACTATGTCGTGGAACTTTTCAAAACATGTTGGACGTAGAAATTTTAACCGGTCATCACTGTGGAAGAAGAGCTTTCTTACCTcgaataaaacacaaaacaataGAAAATTCAAGACTGCCATTTATACTTATCCGGAAGCAATTTCCTGTAAGGTTGAGTTTTGCAATAACAATAAACAAATCACAAGGACAGACAATTCCTAAAGCAGGCATCTATCTCCCTAAACATGTATTTAGCCATGGCCAATTATATGTTGTTCTGTCTCGAAGTATTTCTCAGTCAACTACAAAAATTTTAGtcaaagaaggaaaaatagatGGAACACGTGGTGAATTTACCAGAAATGTAGTTTTCAAAGAAATATTGTTACCTTCCCCACAG GTTCATTCCCTTCAAATTTATTCTATTGGCTGGGGAGGAACGGTTAAAACAGACAAGACCCAATTTTGGAAGATGATAAAAAAGGAAATACTGCTCCAACAACATACAAG cAACAAACTCATAGGAGCGGAATCAACTGATGTTAGTAAAGAACAACATTGCAG ATAG